One region of Rhodospirillaceae bacterium genomic DNA includes:
- a CDS encoding prephenate dehydratase (catalyzes the formation of phenylpyruvate from prephenate in phenylalanine biosynthesis) — protein MASKSATTDPTTEPAKTIAFQGAAGAYSDLACRTVYPDMTPLACTSFEDTFAAVEDGRASLAMLPIENSEAGRVADIHMLLPHTTLHIVGEHFQRVRHCLLASPQATLASLKRVYSHVQALSQCRAAIRALGLVPVATIDTAAAAAEVAERGDASEAAIASELAADLYKLTVLKRDMEDAERNTTRFVLLARDAIAPEPDVPTGQDKRITSFIFSVRNVPAALYKALGGFATNGVNMLKVESYMVDGSFTSTQFYAEIEGHPEQKNVQLAFDELRFISREVKVLGVYRADPFREN, from the coding sequence ATGGCATCAAAATCCGCCACCACCGATCCCACCACCGAGCCAGCAAAAACCATCGCCTTTCAGGGCGCGGCAGGGGCCTATTCGGACCTGGCCTGCCGGACGGTGTATCCGGACATGACGCCGCTGGCCTGTACGTCCTTTGAGGACACTTTTGCAGCGGTTGAGGATGGGCGCGCAAGCCTCGCCATGTTGCCGATCGAAAATTCCGAGGCCGGCCGGGTGGCAGACATCCACATGCTTCTTCCCCATACGACGCTTCATATCGTCGGCGAGCATTTTCAGCGCGTCCGCCATTGCCTGCTGGCATCGCCCCAGGCGACGCTTGCCAGCCTCAAACGTGTTTACAGCCATGTGCAGGCGCTTTCCCAGTGTCGGGCGGCGATTCGCGCCCTTGGGCTGGTGCCGGTCGCAACCATTGATACAGCGGCGGCCGCCGCTGAGGTGGCCGAACGGGGCGATGCAAGCGAAGCGGCGATCGCGTCCGAACTGGCTGCGGACCTTTACAAATTGACCGTTCTCAAGCGGGACATGGAGGATGCCGAACGCAACACGACGCGTTTCGTTCTTCTGGCGAGGGATGCGATTGCCCCTGAACCGGATGTGCCCACCGGACAGGACAAGCGGATCACCAGCTTCATTTTCTCGGTTCGCAACGTGCCGGCGGCCCTTTACAAGGCGCTTGGCGGCTTTGCCACCAACGGCGTGAACATGTTGAAGGTCGAAAGTTATATGGTCGATGGCAGTTTTACCTCGACCCAGTTCTACGCGGAAATCGAAGGCCACCCGGAACAGAAAAACGTTCAGCTTGCCTTTGACG